The following coding sequences are from one Musa acuminata AAA Group cultivar baxijiao chromosome BXJ1-6, Cavendish_Baxijiao_AAA, whole genome shotgun sequence window:
- the LOC103971151 gene encoding galactolipase DONGLE, chloroplastic-like, producing MASSSSSTLSVPNYPATSLKTRPCGPRQGMSLLAPQGPPLAAPVLHSRPVRTPEAIGGLASVWRKIHGADDWSGLVDPLSQLLREAIVRYGELVAACYKAFDVDPTSPRHLNCKYGKRRMLREVGLGSSGYEITKYVYATPGVGVPMQAGVRCGRWIGYVAVSSDDDARRLGRRDVLVSFRGTVTATEWIANLMSTLTPANLDPHDPRRDVKVESGFLSLYTSADATSRFGPGSCREQLLHEVSRLIDKHKGEEMSITVAGHSMGSALALLFGYDLAELGLNRLRLLRREIPIAVYSFGGPRVGNTGFKKRIEELGVKVLRVVNVRDPVTKLPGLLLNENWKAFGGSFELPWSCSCYAHVGVELELDFFEMQNPACVHDLETYIGLLKRPKVVQVHKEGMDLLAKARMLLRKKTNKKLPGWPWPDAARQVGNLAQSLRLI from the coding sequence atggcttcttcttcctcctccactctcTCCGTGCCCAACTATCCGGCCACTTCGCTTAAAACTCGTCCATGCGGCCCGCGCCAGGGCATGTCCCTCCTCGCCCCGCAGGGCCCGCCTTTGGCCGCCCCGGTGCTCCACTCGCGCCCGGTAAGGACGCCCGAGGCCATCGGCGGCCTCGCCAGCGTGTGGAGGAAGATCCATGGCGCCGACGACTGGAGCGGCCTCGTCGACCCACTCAGCCAGCTGCTGCGCGAGGCGATCGTCCGCTACGGGGAGCTCGTCGCCGCGTGCTACAAGGCGTTCGACGTCGACCCCACCTCCCCCCGCCACCTCAACTGCAAGTACGGAAAGCGCCGCATGCTGCGGGAGGTCGGGCTGGGCTCCTCCGGCTACGAGATCACCAAGTACGTGTACGCGACGCCGGGCGTCGGAGTCCCCATGCAGGCCGGCGTCCGCTGCGGCCGGTGGATCGGCTACGTTGCCGTGTCTTCCGACGACGACGCGCGGCGGCTCGGCAGGCGCGACGTGCTCGTGAGCTTCCGCGGCACCGTAACCGCCACCGAGTGGATCGCCAACCTCATGAGCACGCTGACGCCGGCCAACCTCGACCCCCACGACCCCCGGCGCGACGTGAAGGTCGAGTCGGGCTTCCTCAGCCTCTACACCTCCGCCGACGCCACCTCCAGGTTCGGCCCCGGCAGCTGCCGAGAGCAGCTGCTCCACGAAGTCTCCCGCCTCATCGACAAGCACAAGGGCGAGGAGATGAGCATCACAGTGGCCGGGCACAGCATGGGGAGCGCCCTCGCGCTGCTCTTCGGGTACGACCTCGCCGAGCTCGGCCTCAACCGGCTCCGCCTCCTCCGGCGAGAGATACCCATCGCGGTGTACTCCTTCGGCGGGCCAAGGGTCGGCAACACCGGCTTCAAGAAGCGGATCGAGGAGCTCGGGGTGAAGGTGCTGCGGGTGGTGAACGTCCGCGATCCGGTCACCAAGCTGCCGGGGCTGCTTCTGAACGAGAACTGGAAGGCCTTCGGGGGTAGCTTCGAGCTGCCATGGAGCTGCTCCTGCTACGCTCATGTAGGAGTCGAGCTGGAGCTCGACTTCTTCGAGATGCAGAACCCTGCGTGCGTCCATGACCTGGAGACCTACATAGGCTTGCTGAAGCGCCCCAAGGTGGTACAAGTCCACAAGGAGGGTATGGATCTGCTGGCCAAGGCAAGGATGCTGCtgaggaagaagacgaataaGAAACTTCCGGGATGGCCATGGCCAGATGCAGCAAGGCAGGTGGGTAATcttgcacagtctctgagactgatCTGA